The sequence CGACCTCAGCGAAGACGGGCGGTACATCATCGTCGGCGGCAAAGCCGTCCACGCCAACGACATCGGCAGCGGCGGCGACGTGTATATGCTGGACGCGCAGTATTTGGTGCGCTGAGTTACTCGCTCCGCTACGCCCGCAAAACAATCGGTTTCTACTCCTCAAACATGAAGTCTTCCTTTATGTCGCCTAAAACTATTCTTTCTTTTTTTTTCTCTTGAATTGAAATTATTCTTATAGCACTATTGCAGCTAGCAGACGATACTGTTCTTTGAACGCTTGTGTAATGTTGCTTACTTTACGAACATTTTGAGGAGAACTTCGATGAGCAAAAGGTTTTTGTTAGTGGCTTTGGTAGTTGTGGGGTTAGTTTTCGTTTCCGCTGCGCTCGCCGACAATGATGTCATGCTTTTCCTTGTTAGTTATGCCGTCGATGAATGTAGCTTGGCAAACACAGCCGACCACACATATACATTTCAGGGATACATGGATGCGATGGAGGACGCTAACTGGGACGTTACGGACTTCAACGATTCAAGTTATCACGTCAAGCGGACGATGTCTGACTGTGTCCTAAAAAGCTATGGCCGCGACGATGCGAACCTCGAACCTTTCGACATTGGTATTATAGAAGGTCATGGTATTACGCGCACTCAGTCTGGAACAACGAGTTTTCGCTTTTCCGGTAATCGGTTTCGAGACGACGACTGTTTTGTTTGGCCGAGGTACGATATGCATCTCGGCGGGACACGTTGTGGCGTCACGTCCGACTTGGAATTTCTGCATATGCATAGCTGCCACTCCATGACAACCGGTGATGACTCCCATAAAAACACGTGGCGCCCCGTTTTTAACGGGGTACATCTAATTACTGGGTATCATGGAGAAGCCGATCTAAACATGCACAGCGAATACGAAGCATTCGCGGAGGACGCGCAAAGTGATTCCGTAGCGTATGAGTGGATCGCATTGTGGGCGGAAAACGTTTTCAGAGTCAAGGTAGCAGAGGGAATATATATTCTCTACGACCGTTGTCCCGTCGCGTATACGGCTGGGGAATACCAGAGTTACATGCTTTCGCGGCTTCAGTATGAAACATACGGGAATCGGGCATCGTGGACCGACGTTGAGGATCCAACATTGTATAAAAGATTATATATAAGCGGTTGTCACGGCAAAGGCGCGGGCGTTATCGACGATTAGTTAAATGCGGGAAGGACATTACAATGAGAACAAAAATAGTTATTTTTAGCGTGCTATTATGTGTGGTTATGGTTTCAATTAGTGCAAAGGCGCAAGATGCGACACTTGGGCAAGCGGCGTCGAAATTCGAGATTGCACAGCTTGAGGATGTGACCGATCGGCTGAGGGAAGATGCTTCGGCCTTGGGTCTATCTATCAGCGAGGCGGAAATGAAGGAAATCAGGTATTGGGTACGCCTCGAAACATCCGAAGGGACTGTGCGGCGTGCGCAGCCTTCAGGACATATGATTTTCGTAGCAAAAAACGTTGCACGGCCTGAACTGGAGAAGGATGGAATTTCTTTATCGGACAGCGAAATTCGCGAAAAAGCCGTTTCTCTTGCCG is a genomic window of Candidatus Lernaella stagnicola containing:
- a CDS encoding DUF6345 domain-containing protein; its protein translation is MSKRFLLVALVVVGLVFVSAALADNDVMLFLVSYAVDECSLANTADHTYTFQGYMDAMEDANWDVTDFNDSSYHVKRTMSDCVLKSYGRDDANLEPFDIGIIEGHGITRTQSGTTSFRFSGNRFRDDDCFVWPRYDMHLGGTRCGVTSDLEFLHMHSCHSMTTGDDSHKNTWRPVFNGVHLITGYHGEADLNMHSEYEAFAEDAQSDSVAYEWIALWAENVFRVKVAEGIYILYDRCPVAYTAGEYQSYMLSRLQYETYGNRASWTDVEDPTLYKRLYISGCHGKGAGVIDD